CTCTCTGCAGATACGCCATGGCCGCTTCCGCTGGTCCCTGAAGCCCTTCTCGTCTTCATCAGTCTTCTTCCCGAGATTCACGGCCGACTTCTCTTGCAGAGTCCCTGTAGATATTAGCGTATGGTGTTCCACATATACATTGGTGAGTACTCGGAGCAAGTTATTGGGTCCTTTGGAGTAGCGAGTTGCAAGGTGCATTCATGTGGGTGATTGTGAACGGTGGGGAACTCAACAGCGAATAGATTGTTCTTAAGAGTtcactctctttttctctctcttttggaCGAATTATATCTGACCTAAACCAATCATGCAGACGTCTTCTTATATATGAATCCATTAAATTTATAATCAGGTGCTAATGTGAATAAACTATTACACGTGAACTTGTGGACATCAAATGCTGGTAAGGAGTTGGCTTTTCATTTAGTAAGTCTGTAATAAGGTATACCTAAGAAAGTTGCTTCACATAGTGACAGTTTTGGTAATCTGGATTAATGAGAGAATTTTCCCTTTGATTGTTGTTGTCATGTAGGCTATCCAGGATGCCCTTTTGTGTCTTGTAGGAGTTGATTAGATTCTATGTCTTGTAGGATTTGACTATATATTATGTGTTAAATCTTgattgattaaaaataataatatttatatcgtATTCTACTTAAGTTAGAGTATTATCCGATAGTGGATCTCGATTAAGTTACGTAGGAAATATGTAAGTgttattttagttttttttttttatctttgatgaactgttCGTATAGATCTGCGATATACAAAACCTTATCAACGAGTCGTCTATCCTTTATGTTTGAACATACCTTATGAGGGACTTGTATTAGATTTGAGAATCCTATTTTTTCTAGATCATTTAGTCGATGGAGTTTGCCAGCAATTGTCCAAACACAAAGCCTCTAACCTATAATTTGCATGAATTTTCTTATGCCGAGAGGAAATACAAAAACATTAACTACCTTGGTATCTTAGAACTCCTAGTAGCATAAGATTGGATGAGGTTTTGAGATATGATCCATGGTTGGTTCATCACTTATCCTTGATGTTAGGACTTTGCACATGATGGACTAGACTTGGATCATTTATCGTACAATCATTCTAAGCAAGCAATGTATGCCCATTTCATTTGTTAAATGAAGTGTTTTCCTAAGTTATGGTTGTGTGATTCTAAGTCATGCTTGGATGAAGTAATAACGATAGTTTGCTCACATAATCATCTGTTCACAAaacttttttgcttcttcttcctGCTTTATCAAACTTTGACAGAGTCTATTGTCACATAAAGTACATGTTATATGCAGAATTTTAGTTGTTTTGGAAATTTCCTGTCCGCAAAATGGCATCATCTTATGTTTTGTGGACAATTTTATCTTTCATATGCAGAATTTTGGCGATAGAGAAGTGACACTGTTTTTTGTGGAGTTTTTGATGGTCATGGTCGAAATGGCCGCATGGTGGCGAGGAAAGTGAGAGATATTCTCCCTCTAAAGTTGCGTGCCAGTTGGGAAGTATATGTAGGTAATGATGAATGCAGAGAGAACAATATCAGCAGTACCAGAAGCATGAGTTCGGAGGAAACTTCATCTATGAACCTCAATGAAGAATCCAAAGCTTCTGTTGCGTTTGAAGAAAGAGTCGAGCATTCAGAAACATTGACAATATTGAAAGACTCATTCCTAAAGGCTTTTAGAATAGTGGATAAAGAACTGAGACTGCATCCAGATATCGATTGCTTTTACAGTGGGACAACAGCAGTTACTTTGGTCAAGCAGGTTGGCTATTAGTCATTAACTTCCTATCATATTTTCTTTTTGAACTGATGAAGCATCTCGGTACAAGTTCTAGTTAATACAAAGCAAATTCTACTGTTTTCTGTTGTTAATGTGGGTTTCCTTCATCTATAGGGTCAAGATCTTTTTCATTGGAAATGTTGGAGACTCGAGAGCAGTGTTAGGCACAAGAGATCAACATAATTCCTTGGTTGCAGTCCACTTGACTGTGACTGTGGATCTTAAACCAAATCTTTcgtctttttgttttttgtttattcTTCTcatataggatttgatcttgacgatgtTCGAGCcgatcttatctttgttcaaagTGATTCATCCGAATCTTTATGTCTTCGTTAGATGATGAAGGAGCTTGCTCAATTGGATGTGATTCTTCAAAGGAACTAGTTgaagagattgattacccctaaagattagTATTTTAGTTCTGGTTCGGATtgaggggatcggttcttctaggcattccaaCTCACatatcatttctaaatatacatctcatttgTTTTGTAAATTTAgctattcttcttttttatgatgtttaAATCTATACTGGATCTATTTTTATACATTTATATACCAGTCATCTATAAGGGATGCCTATCGACCATTTTTGCTTTTTCTATTTATGGTCCTCCTAGTCAGAACCGAGTTCGTGGTGAGAATCAGAGGTATCTCACGTCCAAGATGCTGGGGTATCAAACTGATGTGCCAAGGTGACTCAAACTGAGTTGTTGAGGTGCGAATCAAAGACAGCTCTAAGATGGCTCAAGGCCAAGGTGCAAAAATACTCCGCTCTTTGACCTAAGGTCAAATTGACCAAACTGAACTGATACACTATAAGAACTGACTTTGGCCTTTGCTAAAGTGGATTATATACACATGTGTTATCAAATATCTAAGATTGTTAATATTTGAGTGTTCATCCGAATCAAGATAACATGAGTTGAGGGTGCTAATCGAGTCGAGGTAAAGTACTCTGAATCAGATGAAATGTACACCTAAGTGACTCGAGATGGATACTACAAAATAATGAGGGTTCAGGAGTGTGTCCAGCAGGTCTTCTAATGCTCACCTTAGCAACGATTTCAATAATTGCTCGAGCGCTCGCTTAGGTGCTCGAACGAGATGAGACGAGGCCCGAGTGTCTCATTTCATATCTAGGCGCTTCGgttcaaagaggcaccgcctagacgctcacccgagcccaggcgccaggTGCTTCGGGCGAGCGTTTGAGTTAAACCAAGTGACAGAACCAATGTTTTACGTCTAGTTTGGTCTCCGATGTTTTCGAACCAATTAAAACACCAATATCAGCCTCCCAACATCCCTCTCGTGACTTCCCCAATTCTAACCCTGCTCGCGATTCTGACATTGACATTTTCTCTATGTTGTTACCTCTCTCTACTGTCATTGTCTCTTTTCGCTATCGTTGCTTATCGTTACTGTTGCTACTCATCGTCGCTGTTGTCACtgtcactatcgtcgctcgccgctcactTCATATTTAGCATCTTTTGCCTCCACCGTCAATTTATGCTCCGTGATGATTGTATACTGCAAAGAGTATATACATCACGATGCTCCATTATTAAGGTATTTAGAAGGATCAATCACAAAGAGCCAAAAGAATACAATTTTTGAAGCAATATGAAAGAATATGAGAACATGAATTCTTTTGAAGGCTATATAGAAGAATATGAAAACATGAATTCTTGAAGTGTTGGCATTTAGTAGGTAAGGATGGTAGAACATAGATACAACGTTGTGTTTCCGTGGATAGTTTGGGCTTATTGATTGTCTTTGACAATTTGGATAAACTTATGATGGCTTCCTGAAAATCAATCGAGTTGTCATTGTCTTCTAGTCTTGTTAATGAGATGATGTTACCCCCTTAGTTAATCCTTTTCAATTATGAGTTATCTAGGAAATAATCACTTAGCCATGATCCATCTGCTctttaatcttcttcttcttttgctgtCCGAGTTTGCTGAGCCACAAAGAATCAGTGTGTTATGTAGTAAGGGTCTGTCCAAGTACTCTCTTCCGTTTCCTCATCAGCCGAAAGTAAAGGAAAAGGAATGATTTGTCGGACAAACTATTGTCTGTAAGCCATGAAATCAACTCTAAACTGGAATAAAAGGTAAATATAATATGTAAGAGTTATAATTATATTTAACATTGGTGTACTCTCACAAAGGCAAATGTCATCTTGAATGTTGGTTGAAACGCTATCATTCGTTATTGAGTCATGTTGGCGTCACACAACAGCATCATTCAGTAGAATAATTGGAAGGGAAACCTCTACCACACGTGCATTCCACGTGATGTGATCCGCCCCTTGTTTCTGGAACGAAGACGGGCGCATTCGTGTCGGCCCAGTATTGGCATTTGGGCCGCCGAACAAGCCCGGAAACGCAAGCTGTCGATCTAGGTTTTATGGGTCCGGAGCACATATATATATGCCCTCCGCTGCGTCGGTTTCTTGCCTCGTTTGCGTCCTCGCCGAAGCGGTTTCCTTTGCCTTGCGCTCTCGGTTCAATTTTGGGCGGAGGCGCATCGCTTGTCATGGCGAAGGGAGACGACGCGGTGAGGCGGAGGAAGAACAAGACCAGCCGCAAGCGGATGCGGAACAGCGAATCCGCCGTGTCCGCCCGCGTCGCCGCAATCATCGCTGCCAAGCGGCGCCGCAAGACCGGGAATCGCCGCATCTGCGAGGTCCTTCTGATGAACATACGCTCGCTTCTCTTGGATGCGACCCCAGTTCGATCGCAATCGGCCTTTCTCTGGTGTCCTGCTTCTCACATCATGTGTTTCGTGCAGGGGATGTGCTTTAGCCTCCCGACGCCTGACGATCCCTTCAATGATCGCCACGGGAAGGAGACGAAGCAGAAACCCAGCAAGAGTGTGTCACCTCCTCCCGTCTCCGCCACCGAGGAGAGCAAGAATCAAAGGTGTGATGCTGCTGTGAGAGCGGAGCATCGTGCCAGCGAAGGTGGTGGCGTCGGCAGCGACTGCGACTCGGACTATGGTTGCCCTTCCAAGTTCCTTATCCTGTGCTTGAACGCCATACATGACGCGTGGAAGGATCGACAAGCAGAGCCTGATGGTAGCTTGGATGGTTCTCTTTTCGCCTGCGACTGGGGTGTTGATTTCtggaagtgttgttcttccggctCGCACATCATCGACACCAGTGGGTCTTGCCCCACCACAGAGCAGGTCGCTTGGTTGGTGTCTACAGCTTCTGATATCATTACGAGGAAGGAGAAGCAGGGGCATGTCGTTCCCAGTCCCTTCCTTCTTTTCCTTGTGCCAACGCGGGAGAAGGCTGTTCAGGTCTTTATCTGCTGCCTTTTGTTTCGATAGCTTTACCAATTATTGCTGTCTATAAATCACGGCACTCTGGTTATTGCCACAGCCTGATTTGCTTGTGCCTTTGACTTGTATTTATGTTCAGATAAGGTCAGTGTGCAAACCACTCAAGGCCCTAGGAATACACACAGTAAGCTTGCATCCTGATGCACCATTGGATCACCAGGTGCAGGGGTAAGCAATTGCTTGGGCTTTTACTTCTGTGCTGCTGTTTAGCTATGTGCTTTTGGATGCTTGTACTAGAAAGAACTGCAACAAGATGAAGACCAAAGTAGTTGTGATTTAGTACAATAAGGAAACTAATATCAAGGAAAATATCTCCTTGTtttaagcagtgatttaaaaagtgctatgtGTCAAAAGGCATCAAAGTCCCAAAACACCCGAGGCGAGCAAAGCGAGACGCTCTaaactattaaaatataaaaaatagataATATTAGTAATATAGTAAACAAAAATTATTTTGTATAGTAATTAATaatctactattaacagtatatttacTGTTAATAGCAATTAGGAGGGAAGATTAGAAACCGATAGTGAGAAGTTGCGGTGAGAAGTCGTGGTGTGAAGTTAGCGGACAACAGTCGCAGCACCAGACAGCATCAGCGGCAGCAGAGTTGCGGATAGCAGGAGGCAATAGACAGCGGCGGAAGCTGTAGAGTCGCTGACAGCAGGAGGTAGTGGACAACAGCAACATCGGTAGTGGAGTTGTGGACAGAAGGAGGCAGCGGAGTCGCATCGTGGACAGCAACAGCGATAGCGGACAGCAATGGCAGACAGCGAGACTTAATTGGTGACAAAGGAAGACTCGGAGGCAACAAGAGAAATTGTCGGCGACGAAGGTGTCGGCGGTGAACATAGAGGGAGAAATCATTGGTGGCGGACGTAGAGGGAGAAAGTGTAGGGTTGGGAGTCGGGGTCGCGTGCAAGTTTTGATATAATTGTGTGCGTGCGTTGGTTCAACTAACGTAAAGGTTCAACTAACGTAAATTTAACTGAATCAGACTTAAAAAGTTTGGTTCGGTCACCTTATATCAACCAGGCGCTTGCCCGAAGTGCTCGATGCCTGGGCTCGGGCAAGTGCCCAGGCGTTGCCTCATTGAAGCGCGTCGCTTGGCCCTTAaacgaggcactcgggcctcgcctcacctcgcccgagcacctaggcgagcacCTTTTTAGATCACTGGTTTTTAGGAAGCAACAGTGGTCCCCAAAAGGTATGAAAACAAAATCTTCCTTCTTTAACAAGTTACTGAATTTAGCATACCAATTCTGGAACGAATGATTTTTCATTGAAAATGAGATTGTTCTCACAAAGTAATTCTACGAAGAAATATGCGAAAGAAGGAAGAAGTTTAtagaaatgagagagagagagagagagagagcagaaaaGCTAAAGCCCCACTTTACATACTTGCAACATGCACAATGACTAGTAAGATATGATGTTTGATAAGAAGATGCTCTTATGATTGGAAGATTACAACTGATAGGATTATTATTCTCACATTCCGTTCATCCGGATGAATCTGATAGCTAAGGAAAAAATTTACAcaaattcaaataaatatttgTTTAACTTAGATGTGTTTTATAATTTTATGACTGTACAAGGTTTTCGAAAGAAGTTAAAACAACTAAGTTGATGATCTTGAGAATATAATACCAGAAAGAGCAAAGGTTCCCATCATTGTGAGGTTTCCACACGTGCAAAATATCATTCAAATTATAAAAGGTTTCCATAGGCAATGTCATTCAAAGAAAATCTTtactattttagtattttattggaATCGGATCGGGCATTGTCGGTCAAGCCTCGAGATATTGGGTCATTGGTTGAACtaggtttgataaaaaaaattaaatttaaattttaaaattttaaaaataataaatataacaaaatatGTGTGAAATGACTTGATGAATCCAAATAACTCATTGGTCGAGCAAACATAAAAGTGTGAATTCTTACAGGAGTTGGGCGATGACAAGAGAGGGAGAATTGAGAAAAAAGAGGGTAGTGATGAAAGTCCAAAGGAGAGACGATGATAATAAGAGATTGATGACATGAGATAGAGGGCAAATGACTACAATGAGTGCTGCAATGAAAGAGGATGGTAGTGCAAGAGGAAGATGGAGGTGAGATGATGACATCAGAAGTGAGAGAATGGACCGGGGTGGTAGAAGGAGAGGATATTAGCGAGAGACAATGAAGGCGACAGTGTGGGAGCACATGATAAGGGGATAAGATGATAGCAAATGCAATaatgttttcttctctttcatcttTGTAATAAAAAAAGACATATGCCActgcaaaaaataaaatattttattaacatatagaaaataaatatattgaaTCAAATGTATCCGCATATATTTTAATTGAAGAATTGTTTCATTGAAGAATTGAATTTCTAAGAAATATACAAATGCATCATCTATCTTGTGAATAATGGACATCATAATGGGATATGGAGAACTTTTGCATGTTTGCTTTCATGTATAGAAGATGCATTCAGTTGTTGTTAGCATTATGGCTGTTACGGATATATTTGGGAAGACTTCGTTAAGTTTTCTTCTAAGACAACTCATTATTGGCTACAAGTTTAACAAGAGTTGCATATGCCttgattttcttaatttttgaATGAATACTCCTGTAATGTTGGATATGTTGTTTACAGAAGGAATTCAGCACATATTTGTTCAGTAGCAATCAAGAACTAGGACATCATATCTGTGAATTTTGCTTGAAAAGTATGGTGCCACTCATgccacttgaaaatgatttttctttttactgTCTTATTGCACTTTAGGAATTCAATCATGCTTTCAAGTTTGTTGTTTCTAGTGTTTTGcaacttctccctctttctaCATAAGGTCATCAGTTAATTACTACTAACTGCCACTTTTCTTAGTACAGTTTGAGAAGCTGCGAGCCTGAGTTTCTTGTATCTACTCCAGAGAGGTTGCTTGAACTTGTTTCCCTCAAGGCAATTGACATCTCTGGCGTATCACTATTGGTAAGCACATTTTGTGTTTTCAAATCTATTGCACTCATGCttcattattttctttatattaaaatatattcacAAGTATCTAATCATTCTCTGGCTGGCATCTAGATTTTTTAAGCATGTTTGCCATTCTATCTGGTTATTATTTTGTTGATTGCTCTAGgtcaaaaattttattatatatttttaaataaggtATTTTATTCATAATCCCTTATTTCATAAGTGAAATTACTTGTAAAAGAATCTTTATGTTGTTGTTTTTGTGTTTGTTATTGCTATTTATCTATCTAAAATTTTTGTATTCCCTTGTTTCTTGTAGGTACTTGATGGATTCAACACCTTCCTAGATCTTGGCTTCATGGATAAACTTAATTCTGTCAGGGAAACTATATCTGGAAATCCGCAAGTCGTTCTCTTCAGTGATTGCCACAGTGAAGTGTTCACGTCGTTTGCCCAAAATATACTTTCAGGACCAGTTACAAGACTCTGTCAGAGCGATGTTGTAAGTTGTCAAAGTGCATTCATATCACAACTAGTGCACTTCCATACAACACAAGAAGAAAAAGTAGCTAAGGTATATTCATGAATAATTTCTCACAACATTTTTTCATTTTTGGTTCCACAGAGTGGTAGTTATTTTAAACTGTGAATATTGAAGCGGTTAGCCCCAAAGACACAACTTTGTGCTAAGACCGGCTGGTTATAACTAGCATGTTGGAGTTATGGGTTCCAGTCAAATCAGCTGCTTCATAGCAGTACACTACGCATGTTAGTATCATTTTTTGTTATCTTTATTTGTCTATGACAAGGATCTTCTTTCCATTCTTAATAAAATCGATGCTTTCATCATTCACTTCAAGACGATCCTACTGGCTCAACCACGAGAACTCATTGTTGTTCATGCTGGATTCTCTTTCCTTTTTGTCTTCTTTCTTACCATTTCCCATGAGCCCTAGTTATGGTATATTATTTGGATAATGGATTACAATTCTACTTGAAAGGCATGGATCAGTACCTTCCCTTTTATCATTTTGCCAGCAGTTTAGTTTATCAGGCAAAATAGTGTCAGTTTTAAAATTTGTATTTCATGATTTCCTATTTTTTCTGCTGACTCCAGCAATGtttccattattttttttttcactctttaTTGTTGCAGATCAAACAAATTGTTTCCGGAATATTCAGCAGTGAAGTTCCAATACCTGATAAGATCCTACTTATATCAAGAACTGCAAATAAGTTTCAGATGTTGAGATCTTCCTTCAAAGAAGAAGGTTATGAGATATCCGAGGACTCTTCATGTGCCTTTTCTATTATCTCTGACAGGTAATATATGACCTATTACTTTGTATTTTTGGATTTACATTTTACCAACACAAAATGGTTTAGTGAGATTTTGATCCTATGTTACATTCATCATGCAGCCCTATGTTTATACTGTTCAATAGAACAAAGTAATGCATTTGTTACTGTCAGCACGCAAACATTTGTCTTAGATAATTTGTGTGGGAaataatctgattttttttttttaatccagcAGAAAGGCACTCAGAGTCTTCGCTACGGACGACGATAGTTTACACGAGGAAGATCTCGAGGAATTTGGTATCACCATATTCATGGATCTTCCAACCTCGATCGAAGACTATGTACACGTTCTCACGACGATGGCACGCCATTCAATTACTGGTGCCTTGCATAGTTTCTTCTGTAAAGGAGATGTCGCTCGTGCTCAACCCTTAGTCGAGGTTCTCATGCAGTGTGGTCAGATGTTGCCTGAGATCCTTCAAAAAATATGATTATTCAGGTTAAAGATTTATTTTACTCTATGAACAGTTACTACCAATGGTTATCGATCTCATTCTCAGTCTTTACTTgctctatttttatattttcactcATGTTAATAGTGGAACGCATTAATTCGTCACGCCCTTGTGACCAGTGATGGATGTGTAAGACTTTGTTATtctgttttatattttttttagtggAAGCTTTTTGTGTTGGCAAAACCAAATTACATAAAACTGATTGATATACTCTCAAGAAGTTTGATATGACGTCACATTGGCATGCAATTAATTTTTGTTAGAATTTCCGTTGCAATTCTCTTTCTGGATTACCAAATATGCTTGTTAGAAATAAGTTAAATTCCATTAGAACATCGTgtatcattttgcttctcaatataTGATCACTGCAGCTAACACTTTGCATCAGCGTACTCGAGTAAATGATTACGAGTACAGTCAAATGTTATTGTGTTTGGGACCCATTCATTCGTCCGCTCCGTGCTCGCGGCTACGAAGACCATTGGTGGCGTAGGGTTCAGAAAGTCCACCTATAGTGACGGTGTCATTACGTCGAACAGCATGTTCTCTTAAACAGCAGGTGACGCACCACCTGCTGATCCATGTTGAAAAGTCTTTGTTTTCGTTTATAAGAAATAACCACCACGTGTGGTTGTTCACTCGTGAACAAGACACCGATGAATGGTCAAAAGCTCACGTGTTTCACCTAACTCTTGTCACAGCGTTGCAAATTTGATTGGGTCATTTTTTCTATGGTCCGTTGAGATAGGAAGAAAAATGGTATTGATGATGTATCCTTTGATTGTTATCCATGTCATCACCATCAAGCATGTAGCGGATCGGAATCCATCATAATAAAGAGATCAAAATTTcatggagaagagagagagagagagagagagagagagagagatcctcaTTATTTTATATGATATAATAAATATTCTCTCAGcgtataaaa
The window above is part of the Musa acuminata AAA Group cultivar baxijiao chromosome BXJ2-6, Cavendish_Baxijiao_AAA, whole genome shotgun sequence genome. Proteins encoded here:
- the LOC135614996 gene encoding DEAD-box ATP-dependent RNA helicase 14-like isoform X1; protein product: MAKGDDAVRRRKNKTSRKRMRNSESAVSARVAAIIAAKRRRKTGNRRICEGMCFSLPTPDDPFNDRHGKETKQKPSKSVSPPPVSATEESKNQRCDAAVRAEHRASEGGGVGSDCDSDYGCPSKFLILCLNAIHDAWKDRQAEPDGSLDGSLFACDWGVDFWKCCSSGSHIIDTSGSCPTTEQVAWLVSTASDIITRKEKQGHVVPSPFLLFLVPTREKAVQIRSVCKPLKALGIHTVSLHPDAPLDHQVQGLRSCEPEFLVSTPERLLELVSLKAIDISGVSLLVLDGFNTFLDLGFMDKLNSVRETISGNPQVVLFSDCHSEVFTSFAQNILSGPVTRLCQSDVVSCQSAFISQLVHFHTTQEEKVAKIKQIVSGIFSSEVPIPDKILLISRTANKFQMLRSSFKEEGYEISEDSSCAFSIISDSRKALRVFATDDDSLHEEDLEEFGITIFMDLPTSIEDYVHVLTTMARHSITGALHSFFCKGDVARAQPLVEVLMQCGQMLPEILQKI
- the LOC135614996 gene encoding DEAD-box ATP-dependent RNA helicase 14-like isoform X2, producing the protein MAKGDDAVRRRKNKTSRKRMRNSESAVSARVAAIIAAKRRRKTGNRRICEGMCFSLPTPDDPFNDRHGKETKQKPSKSVSPPPVSATEESKNQRCDAAVRAEHRASEGGGVGSDCDSDYGCPSKFLILCLNAIHDAWKDRQAEPDGSLDGSLFACDWGVDFWKCCSSGSHIIDTSGSCPTTEQVAWLVSTASDIITRKEKQGHVVPSPFLLFLVPTREKAVQIRSVCKPLKALGIHTVSLHPDAPLDHQVQGLRSCEPEFLVSTPERLLELVSLKAIDISGVSLLVLDGFNTFLDLGFMDKLNSVRETISGNPQVVLFSDCHSEVFTSFAQNILSGPVTRLCQSDVVSCQSAFISQLVHFHTTQEEKVAKIKQIVSGIFSSEVPIPDKILLISRTANKFQMLRSSFKEEGYEISEDSSCAFSIISDRKALRVFATDDDSLHEEDLEEFGITIFMDLPTSIEDYVHVLTTMARHSITGALHSFFCKGDVARAQPLVEVLMQCGQMLPEILQKI